The following proteins are co-located in the Calditrichota bacterium genome:
- a CDS encoding DUF5320 domain-containing protein, with the protein MCRPFGPHFHGGHAMMGCCCGPWGWRRPSKEERLEWLESYRDDLKRELEEVEKEIGRVRDQE; encoded by the coding sequence ATGTGTAGACCTTTCGGACCTCATTTTCACGGCGGGCATGCGATGATGGGGTGCTGCTGTGGGCCCTGGGGCTGGCGTAGGCCCAGCAAAGAGGAGCGTTTGGAGTGGTTAGAGTCCTACCGCGACGACCTCAAACGGGAGTTAGAGGAGGTCGAGAAGGAAATAGGGCGGGTGAGAGATCAGGAGTAG
- a CDS encoding CoA-binding protein, with amino-acid sequence MMSPEEVLRTRKVYALIGASQDVLKYSYELFHTLLQAGYTVYPVNPRYQAIDGQRCYGSLGELPEKPEVVITALAPANTEKALEQAAALGIEIVWIPPGSSSDEVLQKALQLGLTVLHGVCPVGTLRRLTRGG; translated from the coding sequence ATGATGTCGCCAGAAGAGGTCCTGAGGACGCGAAAGGTTTACGCCCTGATAGGGGCTTCGCAGGACGTTCTCAAATACAGCTACGAGTTGTTTCACACTCTTCTCCAGGCCGGTTACACGGTCTACCCGGTTAATCCCAGGTACCAGGCTATTGATGGTCAACGATGCTATGGCTCTCTGGGAGAGTTGCCGGAGAAGCCTGAGGTGGTTATTACCGCGCTCGCGCCGGCAAATACGGAAAAGGCACTGGAACAGGCGGCGGCTCTGGGGATAGAAATTGTGTGGATACCCCCAGGGTCCTCGTCGGACGAAGTGCTGCAAAAGGCTCTTCAACTGGGCCTGACCGTGCTTCATGGCGTGTGCCCTGTCGGTACGCTCCGACGTCTCACACGCGGCGGCTGA
- a CDS encoding SufD family Fe-S cluster assembly protein: MFDPRQEFELLAEAYEKSGGQLDALRDAQVGSLVVSLNKILAKNEIPGLLIEGQETASGVRARITVKQGTVIERPVHLCFGVLPKEGVQEVVAEFVIEDQAKATFLAHCSFPNAVSVRHLMQGTVRVGKGAAMTYNETHFHGDEGGVEVLPVMRVEVAEGGEFRSEFKLTQGAAGRVEIDYEVRVGDHGLCELYAKVYGKQNDSIRVKESIYLDGGGARGLAKSRIVVTDRAESEVVGEIVGNGPSSRGHVDCVEIVQGKQARASAVPMLRVVDETAKLTHEAAIGSVDKKQVETLMARGLTESEAVEVVVQGLLR; encoded by the coding sequence ATGTTTGATCCGCGCCAGGAGTTTGAGCTCCTCGCTGAGGCGTACGAGAAGAGCGGAGGGCAACTTGATGCACTGAGGGATGCCCAGGTCGGCAGCTTAGTGGTCAGTTTGAACAAGATTCTTGCCAAGAACGAGATACCAGGCCTGCTTATCGAGGGACAAGAAACCGCCAGCGGAGTTCGCGCCAGGATCACGGTCAAGCAGGGCACCGTGATCGAACGTCCCGTGCACCTCTGCTTCGGGGTGTTGCCCAAAGAGGGGGTGCAGGAGGTCGTGGCCGAATTCGTCATCGAAGACCAAGCAAAGGCCACCTTCCTGGCGCACTGTTCTTTTCCGAATGCCGTAAGCGTCAGACACCTCATGCAGGGCACCGTCCGGGTAGGCAAGGGGGCCGCGATGACTTACAACGAGACCCACTTTCACGGTGACGAAGGGGGTGTCGAGGTGCTGCCGGTGATGCGCGTGGAGGTTGCAGAGGGGGGTGAGTTTCGCAGCGAGTTCAAACTCACCCAGGGGGCAGCCGGCCGGGTGGAGATCGACTATGAGGTGCGGGTTGGCGACCACGGCCTCTGTGAGCTGTATGCCAAGGTCTATGGGAAGCAGAACGACAGCATTCGCGTGAAGGAATCGATTTATCTGGACGGAGGAGGTGCTCGCGGGCTGGCCAAGAGCCGCATTGTGGTCACCGATCGCGCAGAGAGCGAAGTGGTAGGCGAAATCGTGGGCAACGGACCCTCGTCGCGGGGGCATGTGGACTGCGTGGAGATTGTTCAGGGCAAGCAGGCGCGTGCCAGCGCCGTGCCCATGCTCCGCGTAGTGGACGAGACGGCCAAGCTCACCCACGAGGCCGCCATAGGCAGCGTGGACAAGAAGCAGGTGGAGACGCTGATGGCGCGCGGTCTGACCGAGAGCGAGGCGGTAGAGGTGGTAGTCCAGGGTCTGCTGCGATAG
- a CDS encoding P-loop NTPase: MDPRLSIIEQRLQDVHRVIAVAGGKGGIGKSSVAATLALVLARTGHRVGLLDLDICGPSTHVILGIKDVYPTEDKGIVPPLVHGIKFMSIIYYAGDNPSPIRGADISNLIIELLTITRWGTLDFLVIDMPPGIGDPTLDIIRFMKRVEFLVITTPSKVALETVRKLVKMLIELGIPITGLVENMKMPSTPGIGQSLEPFGVPLLGGIAFDEGLEQAVGDVDRLAESRFARDLTAALRNIIDETGGKSHV; this comes from the coding sequence ATGGACCCGAGGCTTAGCATCATCGAACAGAGGTTGCAAGACGTCCACAGGGTCATTGCCGTCGCGGGGGGCAAAGGGGGAATCGGCAAGAGCTCCGTTGCTGCCACCCTGGCCCTGGTGCTGGCACGCACCGGCCACCGGGTGGGCCTGCTTGACCTGGACATCTGCGGACCTTCCACTCATGTGATCTTGGGGATCAAGGACGTTTACCCCACCGAGGACAAGGGCATCGTGCCTCCGCTCGTGCACGGCATAAAATTCATGTCGATTATCTACTACGCTGGCGACAACCCCTCACCCATCAGGGGCGCTGACATCTCCAACCTCATCATCGAGCTGCTCACCATTACCCGTTGGGGCACGTTAGACTTCCTGGTCATCGACATGCCGCCCGGTATCGGCGACCCGACGCTGGATATCATCCGCTTCATGAAGCGGGTGGAGTTTCTGGTGATAACTACCCCTTCAAAGGTCGCGCTGGAGACGGTGAGGAAGCTGGTCAAGATGCTCATTGAGTTAGGCATTCCCATCACTGGCTTGGTGGAGAACATGAAGATGCCGTCTACTCCGGGGATTGGCCAGTCGTTGGAGCCGTTCGGTGTGCCGCTCTTGGGTGGAATAGCGTTCGATGAGGGTCTGGAGCAGGCAGTGGGGGATGTGGACAGGTTAGCGGAGAGTCGCTTTGCTCGAGATCTGACGGCTGCTCTGCGGAACATAATCGACGAGACAGGAGGGAAGAGCCATGTGTAG
- a CDS encoding zinc ribbon domain-containing protein — MPTYEFRCLSCGHQFEVFTSISQKEKGLDLSCPNCGDDRIAEVFGSVMIMHKTGEVVPTGGSCCSRR; from the coding sequence ATGCCGACCTATGAGTTCCGCTGCCTGAGCTGTGGGCATCAGTTCGAAGTGTTTACCTCCATCAGTCAGAAGGAGAAGGGGTTGGACCTCTCGTGTCCCAACTGTGGCGACGACAGGATCGCCGAAGTCTTTGGCTCCGTGATGATCATGCACAAGACCGGGGAAGTGGTGCCAACTGGCGGAAGCTGCTGCTCACGGCGATGA
- the hypA gene encoding hydrogenase nickel incorporation protein HypA gives MHEWALAEGVVATAIKVAEREGLREITEIRVKIGELQQTDMEVFEFALKEIVRPQTALLKRAQFIFEPEPAVLKCRVCGTEWAFKDALKKLDEEQSESIHFLPETAHVYVRCPNCHSPDFEVTKGRGVWLESITGEK, from the coding sequence ATGCATGAATGGGCTTTGGCTGAAGGAGTTGTGGCAACGGCCATCAAGGTGGCTGAGAGGGAGGGGCTGAGAGAGATCACCGAGATCAGGGTCAAGATCGGGGAATTGCAGCAGACGGACATGGAGGTCTTTGAGTTCGCGTTGAAGGAGATCGTTCGTCCGCAGACTGCTTTGCTCAAACGTGCGCAATTCATCTTCGAACCGGAACCGGCTGTGCTCAAGTGCCGGGTGTGCGGCACGGAGTGGGCGTTCAAAGATGCGCTGAAGAAGCTGGATGAGGAACAGTCTGAGTCCATTCACTTCTTGCCCGAGACGGCTCACGTCTATGTGAGGTGTCCGAACTGCCACAGCCCGGATTTTGAGGTCACCAAGGGACGCGGCGTGTGGCTGGAATCGATAACCGGAGAAAAGTGA
- a CDS encoding ABC transporter ATP-binding protein yields MGNLLEIRQLNLALDGRPILRDLTLDIRRGEVHSILGMNGTGKSTLAYAIMGLSGYRPQSGTILFAGEDITPLSVAERAKRGITLAWQEPARFEGLSVAEYLRISGRANNGPLSPAECLRMVGLNPERYLSRIVDNTLSGGERKRIELASVLAMQPKLVILDEPDSGIDALSIDYIVDDIRAFVRHGASVLLITHHEEVARMADRASSLCGGTILKTGLPEEVARFFRNHCRECPHVNQPEEEIYRNV; encoded by the coding sequence ATGGGAAACCTGCTCGAGATACGTCAGCTAAATCTGGCGCTGGACGGTCGGCCGATCTTGCGTGACTTGACCCTCGACATCAGGAGGGGAGAAGTGCACAGCATTCTCGGCATGAATGGCACGGGCAAGTCCACCCTGGCCTACGCGATCATGGGCTTGAGTGGCTACCGGCCGCAGTCCGGCACGATCCTCTTCGCAGGCGAGGACATCACCCCCCTGTCGGTGGCGGAGCGCGCCAAGCGAGGAATCACCCTGGCCTGGCAGGAGCCGGCCCGCTTCGAGGGCCTCAGTGTCGCGGAATACTTGCGCATCAGTGGCCGGGCCAACAATGGCCCGCTGAGCCCGGCAGAATGTCTGCGCATGGTGGGTTTGAATCCTGAGCGCTATCTCTCGCGGATTGTGGACAATACCCTGAGCGGCGGCGAGCGCAAGCGCATCGAGCTGGCCTCGGTATTGGCTATGCAGCCCAAGCTGGTCATTCTGGATGAGCCCGATTCCGGCATCGACGCCCTGTCCATCGACTACATCGTGGATGACATTCGTGCCTTTGTGCGCCACGGCGCGTCGGTTCTGCTCATCACCCACCACGAGGAGGTGGCGCGCATGGCAGACAGGGCTTCCTCTCTGTGTGGAGGCACCATTCTGAAGACGGGCCTGCCGGAAGAGGTGGCGCGCTTTTTCCGAAACCACTGCCGGGAGTGTCCCCATGTGAACCAGCCGGAGGAGGAGATCTACCGCAATGTTTGA
- a CDS encoding ferredoxin family protein, whose translation MNIPREEIPWYPTIDQDACTACGNCVDFCANGVFAQKEDCVEVVNPYNCVVGCDACAKDCPSGALHFPSKEELVQKLRELREAYADKAER comes from the coding sequence ATGAACATTCCCAGGGAGGAGATCCCCTGGTATCCGACCATTGACCAGGACGCCTGTACCGCGTGTGGGAACTGCGTGGACTTTTGCGCAAACGGCGTTTTTGCCCAGAAAGAAGATTGCGTGGAAGTGGTCAATCCCTACAATTGCGTGGTGGGATGCGACGCCTGTGCCAAGGATTGCCCCTCGGGGGCCCTTCATTTTCCCAGCAAGGAGGAGCTGGTGCAGAAGCTGCGCGAGCTTCGTGAGGCGTACGCCGACAAGGCGGAACGCTAG